In Methanomassiliicoccales archaeon, a single genomic region encodes these proteins:
- a CDS encoding DNA-directed RNA polymerase subunit B — protein MRDLVELYFRESSIVNHHIASFNDFLATQENPNSRMQKIVDNVRVSAEDPERGLITLDPEKTDGRVIQIRVGRRRDEKTGHVDPLIKPTLHIDKPMVREANGYVHPIDPMEARLRNLNYLSPIYLDFTIIEDGLEKEPERVHIGDLPIMVKSRKCNIHRERLEEDYELDDEKYGAELMKKGEDPMDSGGYFIIGGTERVLITLEDLAPNRVMVELSERYGTSMEVAKVFSQREGHRALTLVEKKRDGMLMVTVPAASGQIPLVALMKSLGMENDQEIYEAIVSAPEMANIVYANLEEIQDPKVYGPTGIFSTEHALTYLEKKFATGQAKEYRVKKVESIIDRSLLPHLGDIKEDRLKKAIFLGRIARSVLELSLGKRKEDDKDHYANKRLKLSGDLIEDLFRVSFTNLMKDLKYQLERSYARKKDLRISSAIRPDLMTHRLLHALATGNWVGGRAGVSQLLDRTSNMSTLSHLRRVTSSLTRSQPHFEARDLHPTQWGRLCPNETPEGQNCGLVKNAALIINVSEGFREEDVTFLLKDLGIHEVKGQQMAGTRVYVNGDLKGVHDNHVFLVSEMRNRRRSGLLSDEINIRYVEEMDEVIINCDEGRLRRALLVVKDGKLALTRKHIEDIRVGKVHWSDLVREGVLEWVDAEEEEDTFIAVEPFEVPRKCVNCERDLSPLDMDWMNPGTSDAKAELKCKHCHELMKVDFILNKNHTHMEVDPMVILGICAGMVPYPEHNSSPRVTMGAGMAKQSLGLSASNYRKRPDTRGHILHYPQKPMVQTKFMDFVSFNDRPAGQNFVVAVLSYHGYNMEDALILNQSSVQRGLGRSSFMRTYRTEERRYPGGQEDHFEIPSPDVRGARTDMAYSNLGEDGLISPETKVMGGDVLVGKTSPPRFVEEEDTNFLTPQKRRETSVICRSGETGWVDSVMLTESENGSRLVKVKVRDERVPELGDKFASRHGQKGVVGLLVPSSDMPFTADGIIPDLVINPHAIPSRMTVAHVLEMIGGKVGALEGRLVDGTAFSGEREDALRQSLVESGFQKTGREIMYDGITGRMIQAEVFIGVIYYQKLHHMVSGKMHVRSRGPVQILTRQPTEGRSRQGGLRFGEMERDCLIGHGAAMVIKDRLLDESDGTYQWVCGNPNCGHMAMLDAKGSLRCTVCNNNTNVHLIQTSYAFKLLLDELLSLGVAMRLQLEDLR, from the coding sequence GTGAGGGACCTCGTCGAACTTTATTTTAGAGAGAGCAGCATAGTCAACCATCACATCGCAAGTTTTAATGATTTTCTAGCAACGCAGGAAAACCCCAACAGTCGTATGCAGAAGATCGTGGACAACGTTCGGGTGTCGGCCGAGGACCCCGAGAGAGGGTTGATCACGCTGGACCCAGAAAAGACAGACGGCAGGGTCATCCAGATCCGCGTCGGTCGTCGTCGCGATGAAAAGACCGGGCACGTGGACCCGCTCATCAAACCTACCTTGCACATCGATAAGCCGATGGTGCGTGAGGCAAACGGTTATGTGCACCCCATCGACCCCATGGAGGCACGCCTCAGGAACCTCAATTACCTATCACCCATCTACCTGGACTTCACAATAATCGAGGACGGCCTGGAGAAGGAGCCTGAACGGGTTCACATCGGTGACCTGCCCATCATGGTCAAGTCCCGTAAATGTAACATTCACAGGGAGCGTCTCGAAGAGGACTACGAACTCGATGATGAGAAATATGGCGCCGAGCTGATGAAGAAGGGCGAAGACCCCATGGACTCTGGTGGATACTTCATCATCGGGGGCACCGAGAGGGTACTGATCACCCTGGAAGACCTTGCACCCAATAGGGTAATGGTCGAGCTCAGCGAGCGCTACGGGACCAGCATGGAAGTGGCCAAAGTGTTCTCCCAGAGGGAGGGACACCGTGCCTTGACATTGGTAGAGAAGAAGCGCGACGGCATGCTCATGGTCACGGTACCCGCGGCATCCGGGCAGATACCCCTGGTTGCCCTAATGAAATCCCTGGGCATGGAGAACGACCAGGAGATCTATGAGGCCATTGTCTCCGCCCCAGAGATGGCCAACATCGTTTACGCGAACCTGGAAGAGATCCAGGACCCCAAGGTGTATGGGCCGACCGGTATTTTCAGCACCGAGCACGCCTTGACATATCTGGAAAAGAAGTTCGCCACTGGCCAGGCCAAGGAGTACAGGGTGAAGAAGGTCGAGTCCATCATCGACCGCTCCCTGCTACCTCATCTGGGCGATATCAAAGAGGACCGCCTTAAGAAGGCCATATTCCTGGGCAGGATCGCCCGGTCCGTGTTGGAGCTTTCCCTGGGAAAGCGAAAGGAGGACGACAAGGACCATTATGCCAACAAGCGCCTGAAACTGTCTGGTGACCTCATCGAGGACCTGTTCCGTGTTTCTTTCACCAACCTGATGAAGGACCTTAAGTATCAACTGGAGAGGTCCTACGCCAGGAAAAAGGACCTGCGTATTAGCAGCGCCATACGCCCCGACCTCATGACCCACCGTCTTTTGCACGCGTTGGCCACCGGGAACTGGGTCGGCGGAAGGGCAGGTGTGAGCCAGCTACTGGACCGCACCTCCAACATGAGCACCCTTTCCCATTTAAGAAGGGTCACATCGTCCCTTACCCGTAGCCAGCCTCACTTCGAAGCTCGTGATCTGCATCCAACTCAATGGGGTAGACTGTGCCCGAACGAGACTCCGGAAGGACAGAACTGCGGTCTAGTGAAGAACGCCGCTCTGATCATTAACGTCTCCGAGGGTTTCCGTGAGGAGGACGTCACCTTCCTGCTCAAGGACCTGGGCATACACGAGGTCAAGGGGCAGCAGATGGCCGGTACCCGTGTCTACGTGAACGGGGACCTGAAGGGTGTGCACGATAACCACGTCTTCTTGGTCAGTGAGATGAGGAACCGCCGCCGCTCCGGATTGCTCTCGGACGAGATCAACATCCGCTATGTCGAGGAGATGGACGAGGTCATCATCAACTGCGATGAAGGCCGATTGCGCCGTGCACTACTCGTTGTAAAGGACGGAAAATTGGCCCTCACAAGAAAGCACATCGAGGACATCCGTGTGGGCAAGGTGCACTGGTCCGATCTGGTCCGTGAAGGAGTGCTGGAATGGGTCGACGCCGAGGAAGAGGAGGACACCTTCATCGCCGTAGAACCTTTCGAGGTGCCCCGAAAGTGCGTCAATTGCGAGCGAGACCTCTCGCCCCTGGATATGGACTGGATGAACCCAGGCACATCCGATGCGAAGGCCGAGCTGAAGTGCAAGCACTGCCACGAACTGATGAAGGTCGATTTCATACTCAATAAGAACCACACCCACATGGAAGTGGATCCCATGGTCATCCTAGGGATCTGCGCCGGAATGGTTCCGTATCCCGAGCACAATTCTTCTCCGCGTGTCACCATGGGCGCCGGAATGGCCAAGCAATCATTGGGACTGTCGGCGAGCAATTACCGAAAACGCCCGGACACTCGCGGGCACATTTTGCACTACCCGCAGAAGCCGATGGTCCAGACCAAGTTCATGGACTTCGTGTCCTTCAATGACCGCCCAGCGGGTCAGAACTTCGTCGTGGCCGTACTGTCATACCACGGTTACAACATGGAAGACGCCCTCATTCTCAATCAGAGCAGCGTGCAACGCGGTCTGGGACGTTCTTCTTTCATGAGGACCTATCGAACCGAGGAACGCCGCTATCCCGGTGGTCAGGAGGACCATTTCGAGATCCCATCGCCAGACGTCAGAGGGGCAAGGACCGATATGGCCTACAGCAACCTGGGCGAAGATGGGTTGATCTCCCCGGAGACCAAGGTTATGGGAGGCGACGTCCTGGTGGGAAAGACCTCTCCCCCCCGTTTCGTGGAGGAGGAGGATACGAACTTCCTCACGCCGCAGAAACGCCGGGAAACGTCGGTGATCTGCCGGTCCGGTGAGACTGGATGGGTGGACAGCGTCATGCTCACGGAGTCGGAGAACGGCTCCCGGTTGGTGAAGGTCAAGGTCAGGGATGAAAGGGTCCCGGAACTGGGGGACAAGTTCGCCTCCAGGCACGGACAGAAGGGAGTGGTGGGACTGCTGGTCCCCAGCTCCGACATGCCCTTTACCGCGGACGGGATCATTCCCGACCTGGTGATCAATCCCCATGCCATTCCTTCACGTATGACCGTGGCCCATGTGCTGGAGATGATCGGTGGCAAGGTAGGCGCCCTCGAAGGACGCCTGGTGGACGGTACCGCCTTCAGCGGAGAGCGCGAGGACGCTCTCAGACAATCTCTGGTGGAGTCCGGGTTCCAGAAGACCGGCCGCGAGATCATGTACGACGGTATCACCGGTCGAATGATCCAGGCGGAGGTATTCATCGGGGTGATCTACTATCAGAAATTGCACCACATGGTCTCCGGCAAGATGCATGTCAGGAGCCGCGGCCCGGTGCAGATATTGACCAGACAGCCTACTGAGGGAAGGTCGAGACAGGGTGGTCTGAGGTTCGGAGAGATGGAGAGGGACTGTCTGATCGGTCACGGTGCGGCCATGGTCATAAAGGACCGGTTGCTGGACGAGTCTGACGGTACCTATCAATGGGTTTGCGGCAATCCCAACTGTGGCCACATGGCCATGCTTGACGCCAAAGGCTCGTTGCGTTGCACGGTATGCAACAACAACACCAACGTGCACCTCATTCAGACCTCGTACGCTTTCAAGCTGCTTCTGGATGAACTGCTTTCGCTTGGAGTAGCCATGCGTTTACAACTGGAGGATTTAAGATGA
- a CDS encoding elongation factor 1-beta, translating to MGTVAATYTLMPEDTDFDFDTLLTKLPGIVSANIKVAKADILPMAFGLKKLEAVFVMEDAEGLIDTLEETLRAIPGIQNVVTEQITLL from the coding sequence ATGGGAACCGTAGCAGCTACGTACACCCTCATGCCCGAGGATACCGATTTCGATTTCGATACCCTGCTAACGAAGTTGCCAGGGATCGTTTCGGCCAATATCAAAGTGGCCAAGGCGGACATCCTCCCCATGGCCTTTGGACTTAAGAAATTGGAGGCCGTCTTCGTCATGGAGGACGCTGAGGGACTCATCGACACGCTCGAGGAAACCTTGCGCGCCATTCCGGGAATTCAGAACGTTGTGACCGAACAGATCACTTTGCTCTGA
- a CDS encoding radical SAM protein, with amino-acid sequence MSDVLIFDGYIDEPGSLGVPPYIHPMVRAVFGAVKDSGNTPHYMTIDQWRHGHSMPKVDLLVVLSGMSVPGRYLRGMPASHRELFQLIDNFRGETVLGGPAALDPGLKDRFHRAHYLDPASATFDLLEKGVAKDRWRELEEWDRWMMLGADCVLSHPDHPQPLIAEIETYRGCVRYVNGGCSFCVEPLKGRPICREPGAIVAEVRALRERGVVNFRLGSQTCIISYKAELDGTDCPRPNPKALEELLSGVSALKPDILHVDNANPAVMARHPEETEMILRSLVRHCTPGNVLALGMETADPEVVRMNNLNATPEEVLWSVRTINRLGGERGSNGMPILLPGINVLVGLMGETPTSLDLDLRFLQNILDEGLLLRRINIRQVMPVRREFPQTVSHSAFLKFKEKVRTQIDRPMLERLVPVGTVLRGIYTEIREGKVTFGRQIGTYPLLVGIPHPVDLNKFVDVAVVGHGFRSISGVTYPLNVNSCPIAALEALPGLGRKRAIRLFHARPLKDGSDLRKALDDPRIADSVLKFLMFDQVQS; translated from the coding sequence ATGTCCGACGTCCTGATATTCGACGGCTACATTGACGAGCCTGGTTCATTGGGAGTTCCTCCCTACATCCACCCCATGGTAAGGGCGGTGTTCGGAGCGGTGAAGGATTCCGGAAACACGCCCCATTACATGACCATTGACCAATGGCGTCATGGCCACTCAATGCCAAAGGTCGATCTATTGGTCGTCCTATCTGGAATGTCTGTACCTGGGCGCTATTTGCGCGGCATGCCGGCCTCCCACCGCGAACTGTTCCAACTGATCGATAATTTTAGGGGAGAGACAGTTCTGGGAGGACCAGCGGCCCTGGACCCGGGTTTGAAGGACCGGTTCCATCGTGCCCATTACCTAGACCCGGCCTCCGCCACCTTTGACCTTTTAGAGAAAGGCGTGGCCAAGGACCGTTGGAGGGAATTGGAGGAATGGGACCGCTGGATGATGCTGGGAGCGGATTGCGTCCTTTCTCATCCGGACCATCCCCAACCGTTGATAGCCGAGATAGAGACGTATAGAGGCTGCGTACGCTACGTGAACGGAGGTTGTTCATTCTGCGTGGAGCCGTTAAAAGGTCGTCCAATATGCCGTGAGCCTGGGGCGATAGTAGCCGAGGTACGGGCCCTTAGGGAGAGGGGTGTCGTCAATTTCAGATTAGGCTCTCAGACCTGCATCATATCCTACAAGGCCGAACTGGACGGGACTGACTGCCCCCGACCGAACCCGAAGGCCTTGGAAGAGCTGCTATCGGGGGTATCTGCGCTCAAACCCGATATATTGCATGTGGACAACGCCAACCCGGCGGTTATGGCCCGGCACCCAGAGGAAACAGAGATGATCCTACGCTCCTTGGTCAGACACTGCACCCCAGGGAACGTTCTGGCACTGGGGATGGAGACCGCGGACCCCGAGGTGGTCAGGATGAACAATCTGAACGCCACCCCGGAGGAGGTGCTGTGGTCCGTTCGGACCATCAACCGTTTGGGCGGGGAGAGGGGAAGCAACGGCATGCCCATCCTGCTGCCGGGCATCAATGTACTGGTCGGCCTGATGGGGGAAACGCCCACCTCATTGGACCTGGACCTACGTTTCCTGCAGAATATCCTTGATGAGGGTTTGCTCCTCCGCCGCATAAACATCCGGCAGGTCATGCCTGTGCGCAGGGAGTTCCCACAGACCGTGAGCCATTCAGCCTTCTTGAAGTTCAAGGAGAAGGTACGAACCCAGATCGACAGGCCCATGCTGGAGCGCCTGGTACCGGTGGGCACAGTGCTCCGAGGGATCTATACTGAGATCAGGGAGGGGAAGGTGACCTTCGGCCGTCAGATAGGGACATATCCACTGTTGGTCGGGATACCGCACCCGGTCGATCTGAACAAGTTCGTCGATGTGGCCGTGGTAGGGCACGGTTTCCGCAGCATCAGCGGTGTGACCTATCCATTGAACGTCAACAGTTGCCCCATCGCCGCCTTGGAGGCATTGCCTGGATTGGGACGCAAGAGAGCGATCAGGCTGTTCCACGCCCGTCCGCTCAAGGATGGTTCGGACCTCCGGAAGGCCTTGGACGACCCCCGTATCGCCGATTCTGTTCTGAAGTTCCTCATGTTCGATCAAGTCCAATCCTAA
- a CDS encoding DNA-directed RNA polymerase subunit H has product MEESVPFNVLSHKMVPVHELLSDEEVDKVLKRLKVTRDQLPKIKENDACIKMLEKAMGRSIPERSIVRIVRDSETAEIAEIYRLVIRG; this is encoded by the coding sequence TTGGAGGAGTCCGTACCATTTAACGTATTGAGCCACAAGATGGTTCCAGTCCATGAACTATTGAGCGACGAGGAAGTGGATAAGGTCCTGAAACGGTTGAAGGTGACCCGGGACCAGCTTCCTAAGATAAAGGAAAACGATGCCTGTATCAAAATGCTCGAGAAGGCCATGGGTAGGAGCATCCCGGAAAGGAGCATAGTGAGGATAGTTAGAGACAGTGAGACCGCCGAGATAGCGGAAATCTATCGTCTCGTTATAAGAGGGTGA
- a CDS encoding 50S ribosomal protein L30e: MIDLGRALKSAVNTGKVVFGVQQTEKMIKSGEAKLIIVATNCPSEYVVSKSHGVPVYQYNGTNMELGALCGKPFSVSSIAVIDKGASNILSLG; the protein is encoded by the coding sequence ATGATCGATTTGGGAAGAGCTTTAAAATCAGCCGTGAACACCGGAAAGGTGGTCTTTGGCGTACAGCAGACGGAAAAGATGATCAAGAGCGGGGAAGCCAAGCTCATAATAGTGGCAACGAACTGTCCCAGCGAATACGTGGTCTCAAAGAGCCACGGTGTTCCGGTGTATCAGTATAATGGCACTAACATGGAACTAGGTGCTCTATGCGGAAAGCCTTTCTCGGTGTCCTCCATTGCCGTAATTGACAAGGGAGCCTCCAACATCCTTTCGTTGGGTTGA
- a CDS encoding zinc finger domain-containing protein, which produces MENEKVCNSCGIRLVGNGITFFKCPICGVEEIGRCAQCRDQSVKYECKKCGFVGP; this is translated from the coding sequence ATGGAGAATGAAAAGGTTTGCAATTCATGCGGAATTCGGCTGGTGGGCAATGGCATCACCTTCTTCAAGTGCCCGATATGTGGTGTTGAAGAGATAGGCCGCTGCGCCCAATGCCGTGACCAGAGCGTCAAGTACGAATGTAAGAAGTGCGGCTTCGTCGGACCTTAA
- the rpoA2 gene encoding DNA-directed RNA polymerase subunit A'', translating to MAQKDFIKGLQRKEIPEETIDLVKDHYSNQTDLGKASVKDLVDIGLSEESADFLLTKLGKKKEPVAKKRSPARKKAEKEAVEPETDIVYEIPDKSKDYTSFQENLFKQCVELKLALPRRVVLNIAHRLEGNDISKDKLVKILKAANKKFMDHMMDPNESAGILAAQSIGEPGTQMTMRTFHYAGVAEINVTLGLPRLIEIVDARRVPSTPMMTIFVDKALSNELDRVKSLASNIEITTVLDLADIETDLHNMRLFIVPDERKCKQRGVENPIDLVRDKVSRLRGIVLVPEPSIESLPAKAVMATKGYVCLEPKEHTFKNLQKALEMVKASKVKGVEGITRAILRKKDDQYIIYTEGSNLKEVLKINGLDHTRVYTNSIQEIYDVLGVEAARNSIIEEATRTLDEQGLSVDIRHIMLVADLMTADGDVKAIGRHGISGRKSSVLARAAFEITAAHLLSAAMTGEVDYLDGVAENIIVGQPVTLGTGAVNLIYAPAKKGAAE from the coding sequence ATGGCTCAGAAAGATTTCATCAAAGGCCTTCAAAGGAAGGAGATTCCTGAGGAGACCATCGATCTGGTCAAGGACCACTACAGCAACCAGACCGATCTGGGTAAAGCATCCGTCAAGGACCTGGTGGACATAGGTCTGAGCGAGGAGTCGGCCGATTTTCTTCTGACCAAGCTGGGCAAGAAGAAGGAACCCGTCGCAAAGAAGAGATCGCCCGCAAGGAAGAAGGCTGAGAAGGAGGCGGTGGAACCGGAAACGGACATCGTCTATGAGATCCCGGACAAGTCGAAGGATTACACTTCTTTCCAGGAGAATCTGTTCAAGCAGTGCGTCGAACTCAAGTTGGCGCTTCCCCGGAGGGTGGTTCTCAACATCGCCCACCGATTAGAAGGGAACGACATCAGCAAGGACAAGCTGGTCAAGATACTCAAGGCCGCCAACAAGAAATTCATGGACCACATGATGGACCCCAACGAAAGCGCCGGGATATTGGCCGCTCAGAGCATCGGCGAACCCGGTACTCAGATGACCATGCGTACCTTCCACTACGCCGGTGTGGCCGAGATCAACGTTACCTTGGGACTTCCACGCCTCATTGAGATAGTGGACGCACGTCGAGTGCCCAGCACACCTATGATGACCATATTTGTGGACAAGGCGCTCTCCAATGAACTGGATAGGGTCAAGTCATTGGCGTCCAACATCGAGATCACTACGGTCTTGGACCTAGCGGACATTGAGACCGACCTCCACAACATGAGACTGTTCATCGTACCGGACGAACGCAAGTGCAAACAAAGAGGGGTGGAGAACCCCATAGATCTCGTTCGGGACAAGGTCTCTCGCCTGAGAGGCATAGTCCTGGTGCCGGAGCCCTCTATTGAGAGCCTTCCGGCCAAGGCGGTCATGGCGACGAAGGGCTATGTTTGCCTGGAGCCGAAGGAGCACACCTTCAAGAACCTGCAGAAGGCTCTGGAAATGGTCAAGGCCAGCAAGGTCAAGGGCGTGGAGGGTATAACCCGCGCCATTCTAAGGAAGAAGGACGACCAGTACATCATATACACCGAAGGCAGCAACCTCAAGGAGGTGCTGAAGATCAATGGACTTGACCACACCAGAGTATACACCAATTCCATACAGGAGATATACGATGTCCTGGGAGTGGAGGCGGCCCGCAACTCTATCATTGAGGAAGCGACCCGCACCCTGGACGAACAGGGACTGTCAGTGGACATACGCCACATCATGCTGGTGGCCGATCTGATGACCGCCGACGGTGACGTCAAGGCCATCGGCAGGCACGGCATATCTGGAAGAAAGTCGTCAGTACTGGCCAGGGCGGCCTTCGAAATAACCGCCGCCCACCTGCTATCGGCGGCCATGACTGGAGAGGTAGATTACCTAGACGGCGTGGCAGAAAACATTATAGTAGGGCAGCCGGTTACTCTGGGAACCGGGGCAGTAAATCTAATATACGCGCCTGCAAAGAAGGGGGCAGCTGAATGA
- a CDS encoding DNA-directed RNA polymerase subunit A': MMRGVSKRIGSIKFACISPDEVRRMSATKIITADTYDDDGFPIELGLMDPHLGVIEPGLKCKTCGHKVDECPGHFGHIDLAMPVIHVGFVKDIKKLLQSTCKSCGRLVLTDEEVREYRKRMDIMEELGSDAIDMKEFSKETAKAAAEKALREVCPHCGAEQKKITLDKPTTFREDGHKLTPKEVRERMERIKDEDLIPLGIDPNACRPEWMILTALPVPPVTVRPSITLESGDRSEDDLTHKLVDVLRINQRLRENRDAGAPQLIVEDLWELLQYHITTYYDNQTSGIPPARHRSGRPLKTLVQRLKGKEGRFRSNLSGKRVNFSARTVVSPDPWLSINQVGVPVFAARELTVPVTATKDNLETLRNLVKRGPTPVSEKYQPGVNYIIRQDGRRIRVTDRNAETVSEGVEINYIVERHLMDGDVVLFNRQPSLHRMSMMAHNVKVMPGKTFRLNLCVCPPYNADFDGDEMNMHVLQSEEARAEATILMKVQEHILSPRFGGPIIGAIHDHITGTFLLTHRNSHFDKAQTLFIVSKMGHNELPEPTVEDGVEYWTGKALFSTILPKDFNTHFKSSICQNCDHCKKEGCEFDAYVKIRDGKLLMGTIDEKAIGSFKGKILDKIARDYGSDMARDFLDDVTRLAIGSIMVRGFSTGIDDEDIPDDARRQIEDKISSTFKEVDQLVASYRDGTLDQLPGRSLEETLEVEAMKKLGEARDEAGRIAGKHLGLENSAVQMAKSGARGSMLNLSQMAGCIGQQAVRGERLSRGYWNRTLPHFQKGDLGAKAKGFVANSYKSGLTPTEFFFHSMGGREGLVDTAVRTSRSGYMQRRLINALEDLKLKQDGTVRNTADTVIQFNYGEDGIDPTRSVQGEAIDLDDVLREVLGEQQAELLSRFDERKIGGYATVEKDLMETSEEEDEFEDAEFESGGDE, from the coding sequence ATGATGCGGGGAGTATCCAAGAGGATCGGATCGATCAAGTTCGCCTGCATCTCGCCGGACGAGGTCCGCCGAATGTCGGCCACCAAGATAATCACAGCCGACACCTACGACGATGATGGATTCCCCATCGAACTGGGTCTGATGGACCCTCATTTGGGGGTAATCGAGCCCGGCCTGAAGTGCAAGACCTGTGGCCACAAGGTGGACGAATGCCCCGGGCACTTCGGCCATATCGATCTGGCCATGCCGGTCATCCATGTCGGTTTCGTAAAAGACATTAAAAAGCTGCTACAGTCCACCTGCAAATCCTGCGGTCGGCTGGTACTTACTGATGAAGAGGTCAGGGAGTACCGCAAGCGCATGGACATCATGGAGGAGCTGGGTAGCGACGCCATCGATATGAAGGAGTTCTCCAAGGAGACAGCCAAGGCCGCTGCCGAGAAGGCCCTCAGGGAAGTATGCCCTCATTGCGGTGCCGAGCAGAAAAAGATCACTTTGGATAAACCGACGACCTTCAGGGAGGATGGGCACAAGCTCACCCCCAAGGAGGTTCGTGAGAGGATGGAGCGGATAAAGGACGAGGACCTCATTCCTTTGGGAATAGACCCCAATGCCTGCCGCCCCGAATGGATGATATTGACCGCCCTGCCGGTGCCACCGGTAACGGTGCGTCCATCCATCACTCTGGAGTCCGGAGACCGCTCCGAGGATGATCTGACCCACAAGCTTGTGGACGTCCTCCGTATCAATCAGAGGCTTCGGGAGAACCGCGACGCCGGCGCTCCGCAGCTTATTGTGGAGGACCTGTGGGAACTGTTGCAGTACCACATCACCACCTACTATGACAATCAAACCTCGGGCATTCCGCCCGCCAGACACCGTTCCGGCCGTCCGCTGAAGACCTTGGTCCAAAGACTGAAAGGGAAGGAGGGACGCTTCCGTAGTAATCTGTCTGGAAAGCGTGTCAACTTCTCGGCTCGTACAGTGGTATCGCCAGACCCGTGGCTCTCGATCAATCAGGTGGGCGTTCCCGTGTTCGCCGCCCGCGAGCTGACCGTACCGGTCACCGCCACCAAGGACAACCTAGAGACGTTGCGGAACCTGGTAAAGAGGGGACCGACGCCGGTCAGTGAGAAATATCAGCCCGGGGTCAACTACATCATCCGTCAGGACGGTCGCAGGATCAGGGTCACCGACAGGAACGCTGAGACAGTGTCCGAGGGTGTGGAGATCAACTACATCGTGGAAAGGCATCTGATGGACGGAGACGTCGTGCTGTTCAACAGACAGCCGTCGCTGCACAGAATGTCCATGATGGCCCATAACGTCAAGGTCATGCCCGGCAAGACCTTCCGTTTGAACCTCTGCGTCTGCCCTCCATACAACGCTGATTTCGATGGCGACGAAATGAACATGCACGTGCTGCAAAGCGAGGAGGCTCGCGCAGAAGCGACCATCTTGATGAAGGTGCAGGAGCACATTCTCTCGCCCCGTTTCGGCGGACCGATCATCGGAGCTATTCACGACCACATCACTGGAACGTTCCTGCTCACCCATCGCAACAGCCACTTTGACAAGGCACAGACCTTGTTCATCGTCTCCAAGATGGGACACAACGAACTTCCCGAGCCTACAGTGGAAGATGGTGTTGAATACTGGACCGGAAAGGCACTGTTCTCCACCATATTGCCCAAGGACTTCAACACTCACTTCAAGTCCTCCATCTGTCAAAACTGCGATCACTGTAAGAAGGAGGGCTGCGAGTTCGATGCCTACGTGAAGATCAGGGATGGCAAGTTGTTAATGGGGACCATCGACGAAAAGGCCATAGGGTCCTTCAAAGGCAAGATATTGGACAAGATCGCCAGGGATTACGGCTCTGATATGGCCCGGGACTTTCTGGATGACGTCACTCGCCTCGCTATCGGTTCCATCATGGTCAGGGGATTCTCCACTGGTATCGACGATGAGGACATACCAGACGATGCCCGGAGACAGATCGAGGACAAGATCTCCAGCACCTTCAAGGAGGTGGACCAGTTGGTCGCCTCATATCGCGATGGTACCTTAGACCAGTTGCCGGGACGTTCCTTGGAGGAGACCTTGGAGGTCGAGGCCATGAAGAAGTTGGGAGAGGCCAGGGATGAGGCGGGCAGGATCGCCGGAAAACACCTGGGATTGGAGAACTCCGCGGTGCAAATGGCCAAGTCCGGCGCCCGTGGTTCCATGCTGAATCTTTCTCAGATGGCCGGGTGCATCGGGCAACAGGCCGTTCGTGGTGAAAGGTTGTCTAGAGGATACTGGAACAGGACGCTTCCGCATTTCCAGAAGGGAGATCTAGGCGCCAAGGCCAAGGGGTTCGTGGCAAATTCATACAAGAGCGGATTGACGCCCACAGAATTCTTCTTCCACTCCATGGGTGGCAGGGAGGGTTTGGTGGATACCGCCGTGCGTACCTCACGTTCAGGTTACATGCAACGCCGGTTGATCAACGCCCTGGAAGACCTCAAGCTAAAACAGGATGGCACCGTCAGGAACACCGCCGACACCGTGATCCAGTTCAATTACGGTGAGGACGGTATCGACCCCACGCGAAGCGTTCAGGGAGAGGCCATCGATCTCGATGACGTACTTCGCGAGGTGTTGGGAGAACAGCAGGCCGAGCTGCTGTCCCGCTTCGACGAGCGTAAGATCGGTGGCTATGCCACCGTGGAGAAGGACCTCATGGAGACCTCAGAAGAGGAAGATGAGTTCGAGGACGCCGAGTTCGAGAGCGGAGGTGATGAATAA